In Myxococcota bacterium, the following proteins share a genomic window:
- a CDS encoding xanthine dehydrogenase family protein molybdopterin-binding subunit gives MSERKFRQVGTRPVRHDGLDKVTGRAQFGADYSAPGMLWGKVLRSPHAHARIRGIDLSAALAIDGVKAIITGSDFPELKSEHGGGGGEGAGDMRDLALNVMARDKALYHGHAVAAVAATSAHIAEAACAAIRVDYAPLEPVLTLERALAPDAPILHDDLRATGDEPLPKGPTNVASRREMGRGDVTRGFAEADVVVEREFHTPMVHQGYIEPHAVLARTGEDGRSVVWCCTQGAFMVRAYSAKVLGLSTDMIKVVPTEIGGGFGGKTTVYLEPLAVLLSRKSGRPVKMVMTREEVFRATGPTSGTHVRVKMGAKRDGTLTAAEAVLVYEAGAFKGSPVGAAMMTVFAPYKLANVKIEGWDVVVNKPKVAAYRAPGAPMAALATETVLDELAAKLGLDPIDLRLTNAAHEGVQATYGPKYRAIGFVETLKAAKSHPHYRAPLGPNQGRGVASGFWFNAGMSSSANVAINEDGSAVVMSGCPDIGGSRASLALMAAEELGIPVERVRPVVVDTESIGYNDLTGGSRVTFATGMAVIEAARDVVRQLRARAAQTWGIELDAVAWEDGRAVAANGAEGKHEPLSLRQIASRAAATGGPITGRASLTARGAGPGFATHLCDVEVDRETGAVKVLRYTAVQDAGKAVHPSYVEGQMQGGAAQGIGWALNEEYVFDAKGVMENAGFLDYRIPVASDLPMIDTVIVEVPNPMHPYGVRGVGETPIVPPLAAVTNAVQRAVGVEVRELPISPPKLLALLEHAR, from the coding sequence ATGAGCGAACGGAAGTTCCGCCAGGTCGGCACGCGGCCGGTCCGGCACGACGGCCTCGACAAGGTGACGGGCCGCGCCCAGTTCGGCGCCGACTACTCGGCGCCCGGCATGCTCTGGGGCAAGGTCTTGCGCAGCCCGCACGCGCACGCGCGCATCCGCGGCATCGATCTCTCCGCCGCGCTCGCGATCGACGGCGTGAAGGCGATCATCACCGGGAGTGACTTCCCCGAGCTGAAGTCCGAGCACGGTGGCGGCGGTGGCGAGGGCGCCGGCGACATGCGCGACCTCGCGCTGAACGTGATGGCGCGCGACAAGGCGCTGTACCACGGGCACGCGGTGGCGGCGGTGGCGGCCACCAGCGCGCACATCGCCGAGGCGGCGTGCGCGGCGATCCGCGTGGACTACGCGCCGCTCGAGCCCGTGCTCACGCTCGAGCGCGCGCTCGCGCCCGACGCGCCGATCCTGCACGACGACCTGCGCGCGACCGGCGACGAGCCGCTGCCCAAGGGCCCGACCAACGTGGCCTCGCGGCGCGAGATGGGGCGCGGCGACGTGACTCGCGGCTTCGCCGAGGCCGACGTGGTGGTCGAGCGCGAGTTCCACACGCCCATGGTCCACCAGGGCTACATCGAGCCGCACGCCGTGCTGGCGCGCACCGGCGAGGACGGCCGCTCGGTGGTCTGGTGCTGCACGCAGGGCGCGTTCATGGTGCGCGCCTACTCGGCCAAGGTCCTGGGTCTCTCGACCGACATGATCAAGGTCGTGCCGACCGAGATCGGCGGCGGCTTCGGCGGCAAGACCACCGTGTATCTCGAGCCGCTCGCGGTGCTGCTATCGCGCAAGTCGGGCCGGCCCGTGAAGATGGTCATGACGCGCGAAGAGGTGTTCCGCGCGACGGGCCCGACCTCGGGCACGCACGTGCGCGTGAAGATGGGCGCCAAGCGCGACGGCACGCTCACGGCCGCCGAAGCGGTGCTGGTGTACGAGGCCGGCGCGTTCAAGGGCTCGCCGGTCGGCGCCGCGATGATGACCGTGTTCGCGCCCTATAAGCTCGCGAACGTGAAGATCGAGGGCTGGGACGTGGTGGTGAACAAGCCCAAGGTCGCGGCCTACCGCGCGCCGGGCGCGCCGATGGCGGCGCTCGCCACCGAGACCGTGCTCGACGAGCTGGCCGCGAAGCTCGGGCTCGACCCGATCGACCTGCGACTCACCAACGCCGCGCACGAGGGCGTGCAGGCGACCTACGGCCCGAAGTACCGCGCGATCGGCTTCGTCGAGACACTGAAGGCCGCGAAGAGTCATCCGCACTACCGCGCGCCGCTCGGTCCCAATCAAGGCCGTGGCGTGGCCTCCGGCTTCTGGTTCAACGCAGGCATGTCGTCGTCGGCCAACGTGGCGATCAACGAGGACGGCTCGGCGGTCGTGATGAGCGGCTGCCCCGACATCGGCGGCTCGCGCGCGTCGCTCGCGCTCATGGCGGCCGAGGAGCTCGGCATCCCCGTGGAGCGCGTGCGGCCGGTCGTCGTCGACACCGAGTCGATCGGCTACAACGACCTGACGGGCGGCAGCCGAGTCACGTTCGCGACCGGCATGGCGGTGATCGAGGCGGCGCGCGACGTGGTGCGGCAGCTGCGCGCGCGGGCGGCGCAGACCTGGGGCATCGAGCTCGACGCCGTGGCCTGGGAAGACGGCCGGGCCGTGGCCGCGAACGGCGCCGAGGGCAAGCACGAGCCGCTCTCGCTGCGCCAGATCGCCTCGCGCGCCGCCGCCACCGGCGGGCCGATCACCGGGCGCGCGTCACTCACCGCGCGCGGCGCGGGTCCCGGCTTCGCCACCCACCTGTGCGACGTGGAGGTCGATCGCGAGACCGGCGCGGTGAAGGTGCTCCGATACACGGCCGTGCAGGACGCGGGCAAGGCCGTGCACCCGAGCTACGTCGAGGGCCAGATGCAGGGCGGCGCCGCGCAGGGCATCGGCTGGGCGCTGAACGAGGAGTACGTGTTCGACGCCAAGGGCGTGATGGAGAACGCCGGCTTCCTCGACTACCGCATCCCCGTGGCGAGTGACTTGCCGATGATCGACACGGTGATCGTCGAGGTGCCCAACCCGATGCACCCGTACGGCGTGCGCGGCGTGGGCGAGACGCCGATCGTCCCGCCGCTGGCGGCGGTCACGAACGCCGTGCAGCGCGCCGTCGGCGTCGAGGTGCGCGAGCTGCCGATCTCGCCGCCCAAGCTGCTCGCGCTGCTCGAGCACGCGCGCTAG
- a CDS encoding (2Fe-2S)-binding protein: MKQHVRTTVNGEAAEFLCAPDQSLLDALREELHLTGTKEGCSTGDCGACSVLLDGRLVCSCLVLAAEASGRSVETIEGVSRGAELHLLQKKFLEHAALQCGICTPGFIVAAKALLERNPDPSEEETRYWLAGNLCRCTGYDKIIRAVLDTAAELRGDPR; this comes from the coding sequence GTGAAGCAGCACGTGCGAACCACCGTGAACGGCGAGGCGGCCGAGTTTCTATGCGCGCCCGACCAGAGCCTGCTCGACGCGCTGCGCGAGGAGCTGCACCTCACCGGCACCAAGGAGGGCTGCTCCACCGGTGACTGCGGCGCCTGCTCGGTGCTGCTCGACGGGCGGCTGGTGTGCTCGTGTCTCGTGCTGGCCGCCGAGGCATCCGGGCGCAGCGTCGAGACGATCGAAGGCGTGTCTCGCGGTGCCGAGCTGCACCTGTTGCAGAAGAAATTCCTCGAGCACGCCGCCCTGCAGTGCGGCATCTGTACGCCGGGCTTCATCGTGGCGGCCAAGGCGCTGCTCGAGCGCAATCCCGACCCCAGCGAGGAAGAGACCCGCTACTGGCTCGCGGGCAACCTGTGCCGCTGCACGGGCTACGACAAGATCATCCGCGCCGTGCTCGACACGGCCGCGGAGCTGCGAGGAGACCCCCGATGA
- a CDS encoding xanthine dehydrogenase family protein subunit M, with translation MEEVRYEAPDSIARAVALLGESGARVLAGGTDLLVQMRTGRAAPRVFVDVKRIPEMARIELGPAELWLGAALPAAEIVEHPELGRVFPGLVEAVDLIGSTQIQGRASVGGNLCNASPAADTTPALCAVGARCVIAGPRGQRELPAESFTKGPGTNVLERGELLVGFRIARPPARASDAYLRFIPRTEMDIAVVGAGVAVVLDASGVCSAARVALGAVAPTVILVPAAAQALVGSRGDDAALARAGEAASAAARPISDKRGTVEYRKRIAGVLVRRAAQAAFARARTGVSS, from the coding sequence ATGGAAGAAGTCCGCTACGAGGCGCCCGACTCGATCGCGCGCGCCGTCGCGCTGCTCGGCGAGAGCGGCGCACGCGTGCTGGCCGGCGGCACCGACTTGCTGGTGCAGATGCGCACGGGCCGGGCGGCGCCGCGCGTGTTCGTCGACGTGAAGCGCATTCCCGAGATGGCGCGCATCGAGCTCGGCCCTGCCGAGCTCTGGCTCGGCGCCGCCCTGCCCGCGGCCGAGATCGTCGAGCACCCCGAGCTGGGCCGCGTGTTCCCGGGCCTGGTCGAGGCGGTCGACCTGATCGGCTCGACCCAGATCCAGGGCCGCGCGTCGGTGGGCGGGAACCTGTGCAACGCCTCGCCCGCCGCCGACACCACGCCCGCGCTGTGCGCGGTGGGCGCGCGCTGTGTCATCGCGGGCCCGCGCGGCCAGCGCGAGCTGCCCGCCGAGAGCTTCACGAAGGGGCCGGGCACGAACGTGCTGGAGCGCGGCGAGCTGCTCGTGGGCTTCCGCATCGCGCGTCCGCCCGCGCGCGCATCGGACGCCTATCTGCGTTTCATTCCGCGCACCGAGATGGACATCGCGGTGGTGGGCGCGGGCGTGGCCGTCGTGCTCGACGCGTCGGGGGTGTGCAGCGCCGCGCGCGTCGCGCTCGGCGCGGTGGCGCCCACGGTGATCCTGGTGCCGGCTGCCGCCCAGGCGCTGGTCGGCTCGCGCGGCGACGACGCCGCGCTGGCCCGGGCCGGCGAGGCGGCGAGCGCCGCGGCGCGGCCGATCTCGGACAAGCGCGGCACCGTCGAGTACCGCAAGCGCATCGCGGGCGTGCTGGTGCGCCGCGCCGCGCAGGCGGCGTTCGCGCGCGCGCGCACAGGAGTCAGTTCGTGA
- a CDS encoding glycosyltransferase family 39 protein, producing MDGLPWLGVAGAIAGSALAFIAERRGRRRAALWLLVLAALCLRIPPAWHLGLSPWDERYHALVALNALHDPFVPELVAQPLSEPAVDDWRHSHVWLHKPPGMTWLIALSYRLFGVNELALRVPSVVLSSLLVLVVFAIARRFASAEAALFAAALAAWNGWVMLLVAGYRASDHVDVGMTFATALGALAALRAAESLDDRRALVRRALGVGALTAAAYYVKETPALVVPAVLFLALRARGASWRASVTVTAGSLAVAAALVLPWLLYTAHAFPELAAFARARGARYFFHVVDGQGGPWYFHFANLDSDFSVLGLLAIAWLGVQAVRRRELRPLAGWIILVYGVFTLAATKMQAYPMVALPAVLCALGWFACDAGPVRLRPILCLLLAAYVVISPVTIAGPQADRPRDPLWASELRGLGQEVAKLPPGKRLVFVPDSPIECMFYTGATCISGQATAEQVADARAKGFAVAVYGAADLPGVTAIPFDPRALPARRLAAALRARAAKDVAVFNARDARQLESYLGRSIHHADVSAELPRKSRRLERKQSQGTTLIVLLQPGTPQPEAVKSEFPDAVFLEDASYARALDSKAP from the coding sequence GTGGACGGGTTGCCGTGGCTGGGGGTCGCGGGCGCGATTGCGGGGAGCGCGCTCGCCTTCATCGCCGAACGACGCGGCAGGCGGCGCGCGGCGCTGTGGCTGCTCGTTCTCGCGGCGCTCTGCCTGCGCATCCCACCGGCGTGGCATCTCGGGCTCTCGCCGTGGGACGAGCGCTACCACGCTCTGGTCGCGCTGAACGCGTTGCACGACCCGTTCGTGCCCGAGCTCGTCGCGCAGCCGCTCAGCGAGCCCGCGGTCGACGACTGGAGACACTCGCACGTGTGGCTGCACAAGCCGCCGGGCATGACCTGGCTGATCGCGCTCTCGTACCGGCTGTTCGGCGTGAACGAGCTCGCGCTGCGCGTGCCCAGCGTCGTGCTGTCGAGTCTGCTCGTGCTGGTGGTGTTCGCGATCGCGCGCCGCTTCGCCTCGGCCGAGGCCGCGCTGTTCGCGGCGGCGCTCGCGGCCTGGAACGGCTGGGTCATGCTGCTGGTGGCGGGATACCGCGCCTCCGACCACGTGGACGTCGGCATGACGTTCGCCACCGCGCTGGGCGCGCTGGCGGCGCTGCGCGCGGCGGAGTCACTGGACGATCGGCGCGCGCTCGTGCGGCGAGCGCTGGGGGTCGGCGCACTCACCGCGGCGGCGTACTACGTGAAGGAGACTCCGGCGCTGGTGGTGCCGGCGGTGCTGTTCCTCGCCTTGCGTGCGCGCGGAGCGAGCTGGCGCGCCTCGGTCACGGTCACTGCAGGGTCACTCGCCGTCGCGGCGGCGCTCGTGCTGCCGTGGCTCCTGTACACCGCGCACGCCTTTCCCGAGCTCGCGGCGTTCGCGCGCGCGCGCGGCGCGAGATACTTCTTCCACGTGGTCGATGGGCAGGGCGGACCCTGGTACTTCCACTTCGCGAACCTCGACAGCGACTTCAGCGTCCTCGGCCTCCTGGCCATCGCCTGGCTCGGTGTGCAGGCGGTTCGCCGCCGCGAGCTGCGGCCCCTGGCGGGCTGGATCATCCTCGTCTATGGCGTGTTCACGCTGGCCGCGACCAAGATGCAGGCCTACCCGATGGTCGCGCTCCCGGCCGTGCTCTGCGCGCTGGGCTGGTTCGCCTGCGACGCCGGACCCGTGCGCTTGCGTCCGATCCTCTGTTTGCTGCTCGCCGCCTACGTCGTGATCTCGCCCGTGACGATCGCCGGGCCGCAGGCCGACCGGCCGCGCGACCCCCTGTGGGCCAGCGAGCTGCGCGGGCTCGGGCAGGAGGTCGCGAAGCTTCCGCCCGGGAAGCGGCTCGTGTTCGTCCCCGACTCACCGATCGAGTGCATGTTCTACACCGGCGCGACTTGTATCTCGGGGCAGGCGACCGCCGAGCAGGTCGCAGACGCTCGGGCGAAGGGCTTCGCGGTGGCGGTCTACGGCGCGGCGGACCTGCCCGGAGTCACTGCGATCCCGTTCGACCCGCGCGCCCTGCCCGCGCGCAGGCTCGCGGCCGCGCTGCGCGCGCGCGCCGCGAAGGACGTGGCCGTGTTCAACGCGCGCGACGCACGCCAGCTCGAGTCGTATCTCGGCCGCTCCATCCACCACGCCGACGTCTCGGCCGAGCTGCCTCGCAAGTCACGGCGGCTCGAGCGCAAGCAGAGTCAGGGCACGACGCTGATCGTGCTGCTGCAGCCGGGCACCCCGCAGCCCGAAGCGGTGAAGTCCGAGTTTCCCGACGCCGTGTTTCTCGAAGACGCCAGCTACGCGCGCGCGCTAGACTCGAAGGCGCCGTGA